The Phaseolus vulgaris cultivar G19833 chromosome 10, P. vulgaris v2.0, whole genome shotgun sequence DNA window TAAGGAAAGGTAATCAATTCAAGAACCAATAACTCACCTTTTATTTTATGGGCAGCTTTTATTATCCTACTAATTCtttataatgtaattaaataagaaatttaaaaatagaataattcattctcataaagaattttaaatattttataaaacaacatgctatttgtaaaattttataaagaactgaagttatttaaaattagatgatttcatattttaagaaacaaaaatttaaaaattttcccattttgaaatataaatcaatttaaaatgaaatcaattcaattttattttattcaaatgtCTCATTAAcgattaaattttaattttctatccAAACACAAAGGTTAGATTTGTGCTTATTCTCTACTTAGATGAACTTATGTTTGAAAACTCTTTTCTAACtacttttttgttttacttttaaaaactcTTAAAACAGTGAGTggatttatttatatactataattttaactttatttctTGTCAAATATGAACTTCTAAACGCACCTCATACTCAAAATTGGAATTTTAAGCGTGGAACTAGAAGAATCCAATAGAGTGACACAACAccatattaattattatcttaatagtaaaatttaagtttaatcCAACTTTAAAACTGACTTGATGAAATTTCAATCTCTTATATACTATTATATAGTATAATTTGATatcttaaacaaaaatatttaccTTGATTAtgtatacatttttattttttacattttaattactttcatcaacaaatatgttaaatatataGTTCAATTGGACAAAAAAACAAGTAAAACATAATATGATTGATTTATAGGTTTCCCCTTTAACATCATCATAGAAAGAAAACTAATTAATGGATAAACTAGCTTAAAAGCCTTCCATCTTCAAAGTTAAAAACAATGACACTGAATCACCTCTACACTGTCACCTACAAATCTACACTCACaaaacaaaatacaagaataatgaaatataaGTCAAACTAAAGCCTAGAACATTTAGAATTTTGACTAGAAAGAATTACATAAAAGATCATTGAAGTTGAACACGGCACCAAGTTATTACCACCACAACCAATAACTAGGATATCACTGAAAATAATGCTTGGTTTTCTTATTCTAATTGAGTTTTGAATCCTTTTTCGTGTATAAGGTTGGTCTCTTAATGccctttttgtgtttttttttaaggtAGTGTCTTTGTCAATCTGGTAGGCTATTCTAGTTAGGAGAATGATAAAGTGTATTTGTGTATAAGGATTGAACCACCCTGAAatggttcccatttatttattttttattgctgataaaaaaaaatcactgaAAATAACTCACCATGTTCATACCCTTTCAGAAACGAAAGGAACTCATCTCAACAATATGCAATCACCAACAGTGGcagaaaaatatttgaaaaagcAGGAGCAAGGAACAGACAAGGAAAACGTGTATATGTCCTAGTTTATCAATCAATGCACTAAGATTTCTACGAATGACTTAATTCATCAGCAGCCTTCAATATattcaaagaaaataatttcCTTTTCCTCCTAGGAAGAGAAGAACTGCatgcaaaaaaaattatgcaaaacAATTGATTATAAATAGGGCAAAAGCAAATATCCTTACAGGTTACCATTACCAGGATTAAGGATCCCTAGGAGATGGAAAGGAAAGAGACATATAAATTGGTACAGATAAGACTTCAGACCTTCCATTCCCCATATCAGCAGTTTCCTCTATAAAATGGCACAAAGAAGACTTTAAAATCCTCAATTCACCACATCACTATTCTCTGTATCAGGTCCTGTATCCCAAATAGAAAGCAAATAAGGTCAGAAGCCTTTCACTCAGACACATCATTAGCTCTTCcacaaatattataaaataaagtgaATGTGCAGTGAAACGTGTACAAACACCCTGAAGACTGAACAACTATCAAACTGAGATTTAAGCAACTCTACTGAAATGCATTGACTTCAAATCTTTTAACTGGCCCGACACAATAATTTTGTAAAGACAAAATGTAACTTAAATCCCAGTCGTAAAATAGGTGAGATGATTTTACAGGAGAATATTGGGAAAAAAATATCATTGTCTTCTCAGCAATCACAAAGTGCAGAAACATGAATACCACACAACATAAAATGATTACCAATAGTGGCAAAATTCATATTTCATGCATTAAAAGTCTCAGTTTCCAATAGCCACAAAATTGTTGACATGTCAGGCATCAAACCTGGTTTATCAAATGCTTCGCAATATACAAGCACATGTAACCGAATTTCCCACACACATCACGCCAATCCCACTAGGAGGTGGTAGTGTGAGTCAGTGATTTAAAACAAGCATGATTCATTGTAGGCAACAAGACTTGTTTGGATAAACTTCTCCATAAACACttgtaaaacaaacaaaaaaatgttcataagCTAAAATCAGTTTACTCATAAGTTAATAATAATCTTTTAGATGAGATAGTTCCTATGAATTAACTTGTACATAAGTTAATTTTACCTTACAAAGcaagttcatttttttttctttcttattttattttcctaaaaGTACTTATGGAGAActttatatacaaaataaaataagaataacaGTGATATTCTCATCTCTATTGACATGGTATCCATGAAACATCCAATATGAATACGTATCCAAGACAAATACAGTACAACATGGCTACTATTTGAAGTCTCCATACTTCCTTGGAAACCAGCAGCGGAAATGCAGCTACACCACCAAGGTTTTAAAATAACAGACCCAATTGAAACTGCGACATCAAGATTTCTGGGGTCGTCCCAACTATAATTGCAGCCACATCAGCTACATTTGTTCATAAACTAGAACACTGACCATAATTTACAACCTTGGCCACAACCATGTTTGAAATGCACCATGGCAATTTGAAACTATCATAGGAAACCAAAACCAACTATGTAATCACAATCTAgtcaaagaacaacaacaacaacagcaTCAGCATCATTCATTACCGTAATAAAGTACAATGTGTTTCTAGTGGCTCAAATTTCATTAGTTTCGGTCCATGTACTTTAAAACAATGATTttgtttgtaatattttttttataattggtGAATTTTGTCTTCTTTATGGAACTTAGAATACTAGATGGAGCAGTGAAATTAACTTATTATTAAAATACGAGaactgattattattattttaaaaatttaagaactcactaattttaataaaaaaattaatagaccTAAAACACCTTTACCCTATAATTTATAACAGTTATAACACCAACCATTTACTTTCTTCACAATCCATTAACAGAAGAAATGCAActacaaccaaggttttaaatttaaaaaaaagtccTCAACCACAATAACAATTGCAACATCAAGATCTATGGAGTCTCCACAACCACTATTTCAACCACTTCAGTCCCACTTGTCCAAAATTTTCTATGATATCAAGAATCACAACAACACTGCAACTTTGACCACAACCTTATCCCCAACTGTGGGTGCAATGCAGTTGCATAAACCTCAGAAATGGCAATAGCAGTTGTGGTTGCAAACTGCAATTCTAAGCCATCATAGGAAACTGAAACCAACTATGGAATTGCAATCGAGTCAAGCAAACATCATTCATTATTTTTGAGATTTCAAAAAACAGTCCGCAGCTTAATGCCAAGCTACATTTGTGTataaattttttacaatttaaaagaagttCTTAGAAGAAGCAATGGAAATAACTTCTCCACAAGTCAAAAGTAATATATACAAACTTGAAGCATATTTGAACAAACTTCTCTATAAACACTTAAAAGATCTATAAACACTGTTGTGTGAACTGTTATTTTAATGTGAAGTAATAAGAATAACTCATAAGATTTATAACACCAATGATTTACCTTCTTCACTATCCACCACACCTTCTTCATCATCCTCAtaatcatcttcttcttcttcttcttcatcctcatcaTCACTCCCCAAGTAATCAACCCCATACCTCTGGTTCAAATAATCCACCGCACCCTGCGTGAGCACGAGCTTATCCGCGTCGAGAATGTCGTACAAATTCAGCGTCCTCGGCGTGTGCATCTTCAGAGTCCCAATATTCCTGCTCGACAGCCTCACGTTCTCCGCCACCTCCGTCATCAGGAACATCGCCTTCTCCTTCGGGTCCAGCCCCCACCGCTTCATCGCCGCCACGAACTCTCTCGTCCTCGGCTTCTCCGCGAACTCCGCCGCGAAGTCCTCCACCACGATGGCGCTCGAGGAGGCGCTGGCCATGGCGGTCGAGATCGCGAGCCGCTTCTCCTTGCGGTTGATCTTCACGCTCCAGTCGCGCGGCTTGGGCCCGAATATGACCCCTCCGCCAGGCCGGAGCGGCGTCCGGTTGGAGCCGCGCCGCGCTCGCCCGGTCTTCTTCTGCGGGAAGGGCTTCCGGCCGCCGCCTCTGACCTCGCCGCGCGTGAGCGTGGAGGCCGTGCCGCGGCGCTTGTTCTGGAGGTCGGTGACGACGGCGCGGTGGACGACGGCGCGGGCGGTGGAGGGAGGTGCGGAGCGGAGGTCGAGGAGCGACTCGCCGACCTTCTCGCCGGAGAAGTTGAGAACGGGAATGGGAGAAGCCTTGCAGGAGACTGAGagggaggtggtggtggtggtggttgtGAGGGGTAGAATGGGAAAGTTGAATTTGTGAGTGTTGAATTGGTGTGAAGAGATGAAAATGGAAGATGAGGTGAAGGAAAGTGAGGTTGGGGTTGTTGCTGTTGTGAGGAACAGTGATGATGCCATTTTCCACACTCTCTGGACTCACACTTTTGCTATTCCTATCCTATCACTTCTAGATAACATTTGCTGCTGCTGCATCTCTATCACAAGGGGAACCTCactttaatttattcaattattattatttttaatttcattttcttttattttcctcttctttttctttcaattagaATCTGTAATCATTCAATTCCTCTTAGTTCAAACTCTAATTGGATAATTTGGTTTTGAATGACTTGAAGTTTGTAAGAGATAAAGATAAGTCTcgtaattaatttataaaaacataatttagtAATTTATATTTGGAGGGATTTGAAATGGAATAGaggtgaaaaaaataattaagctTAATTCTTACACTAAATTAATTATGTCATGAACAATAATTAAGAgtgaaagaatattttttttcttatttgaatTGTGGATCTTTGATAGTCTTGCTTATACGTCTAGTGAGACTCTGATTAATCTTTGGTAAGTAGTTTTGTTAAATAATTAGTAagattatgaatatttttatatttgtttaattgATCTAAGATTTGGTGTAACTTATGAGTACTTAGTTAAAATAAACTTAAACTCATAAGATAATTCTTAGGTCATTTGTCTTGTCAAGCAAGAGTTATTTTCTCAAATATAGTTTGTCTTTCCTTGATGGTTTCTTTGAAATGTGTCAGATGAAACTTTTTGTTGTCTTGTAAAATTTGTAGATAAAGTCTTAGGATTTTATGATTTGATACATTGTATTAGAAAAATATTGCATTATAAATTTTGAGATATTGAAAAAAACTTGAAGGAAAGTTTTATACGAAGTGTTTAATGAGATATGAATGTACACTCGTTTATTGGCCTTCTATGCATGGAGAAACTTCCTTTTATAATCATCTTAAATTAGACCAGTGAAATTTGTTTATTGTGGTTTGTTCTTGTGTGTCAGGACCTTTTTAGAGTCATGATTGACTTTATATTGACACCTTTAGCTGATGCACGAGAAGTGTTGTAAAAAAGATAATACTTTTCTTTACTACTTctctatattttttaacaacACCATTTTGAATATACAAATATGGTTGGTTTATTTCTTTCTAATTAAAAACGTTTTAGAAAAATTTatgatgttataatattattttggaTGTAAGAAAGACACTAAATGGTTAAATATGTAGTGTTATAacatatgatataatatttattttttaattacaaatacaTACATGTATAAATAGTTATAACAATTTATGATATCATTGAGTTAAAAAGTTTAGTTTATGAGTTCaagaatttcaaaattaaaacataagaCTCCATCTTTTATTAAGTCTAAAATACTAAAGTGAAGTTAAATTGATTGAGTTgatttaaatcaaattaatttgtatgtaacatctttaataaaaaatatattaaaaagtcatagaaaaaaatttctcatttttatttatttatattttaactaaaataattttagaatttataatttttttgtaaatttagtCAATTAAATAATGATAGATTttataaagattttgaaaccttttcacaaacttttttgTAAACTTTTTGAAAATGATGGTTAAGAGTAGACTATACTAATAACAGACGAAGCGTTAATCACTCATTTATATTGTTTCACTTCAATTTAGGCCAagtttagttcttctttattacCTATAAAGGATTCCAATAATCACAATACATTACAAGTATTATTCTTTGCACTTCTGCCTTACTCGAGTACACAAAGTTGTTTTTGACTATTAATTCCCCCCAAAATTAAACATTAAGTACACAAAGTTTCTTCaaaaagttatataataataaagttgTTTTACAAGAAAGTACTATTTTTCTAAATGAATCTTACAAAAGTACACTACTTGATTCTAGAGTCTTAACTTCAAAATAGTAAATGATTTACAAATAATGATCACTTTATACATCTATTAGAAACAACAATTTCTAAGCACTTGAAAGCTTGGAGAAATATTTTGCATGTAGCGTCTGTATGAGACATAAATGTACACCCATTTATTAGTTTTATCTATGTGGAGAAGTTTCCTTTCATAAACATCCTAAATCAGACCAATGAAGTTTTAGTTTTGTGGTTTGTCCTTATATCAATGCCTTTTCAGAGTCATGCTTGACTATATACTAAATCTTTGATTGTTGCCATCAAATTGTTGtagaaagggaaaaaaaattatttattgctTTTTTATACTTTTGAAAACACCATTTTGATCATACAAACTGTAATGGTTAGTGCATTGTGTCGTGATCATCCTCAAGATGTAGATTTGGCCAACTTGTtcctttaaatgttttttcataaaaaatgtgTCACGTGTTAGGATTTGTAGTTTGCATTTAAGATGTTCATCTTGCATCTTGTTCTAAGACTTTAAGAGATATTGTCTAAGATTTTGTGTTTGTGTGCATCTTACTTAGAGACTTTTTCTAGTCTTGATTTGCATCTAACACTTTTGTACTATCTTCAAATTCTTTGTCTAAGATTTTATAATTGAGCGATTTTGTACAATTTAATACCTATTTCACCTTTATGGAATTATTAGACACACAAAATCATGTTATTATTTTGTCATTATCACATAGAAGATTTTCTTTGAATGACATTACTCACAATCCCTTTATGAGGTTGTGTTTTGGCAGTTTTAAGAGTAATCTTAGCTAACATGTTCACACTTTCTATGTTAGATCCAATGATCTTCTTTGACCGCCATAAGGTAAGAGACTTTCTGAGTTGACAAGTGTACCATATCAAGTTTAtgaagatttatttttttatttataataaatttaattataacatgGTTTAGAACTACACATTAGTCTTTGTTGAAAGCAACATCACACTCACTACCACACAATTGGCTAATGCTAAGTACGTTATATTTTAGACCAtctactaaaaatactttttCAATTAAAGGTAAATGTTTCATACATATCAAACCAACTCCAATTATCCTTCTATGTTGGTTGCCTATGAATATTACCTCCCTCCTTGCTTGTTTATCAATTCGTAAAACATAAATCTTTCACCTTTCATATGTTGTGACCATCCATTGTCATGACTATTTTGTAAAACatcattaaaaatttaatttataattattgaatGAGAATGATGTCAAAATCCTATTTCAATTTATGAAATGAAGGTGAATCATATAATAGTTTGGTCTAGtcaaaacataattaataagtataattttatttaaccaTGGTCTATTAACATCAAATGCAAAATTTCTTACGACAAAGGTATATAataatttagtaaaaaataagACGTTATTTATAATTCTATGACACATATTCAAGTCTTTTCGTCTCAtggatatttttatttagacaAGTAATATATGAACTTTATGACGATTAAGATTAATCTCTTGAAAATTTTTTCAGCATTCATCTTCAGATGTTTCTATCAACAATACTTCTTCCTCGAATTTACCTATGATGGTATTAAAAATCCACATTATACGGATATGATAATCTCATTCACAAAATACATATTTACATCACTACAAGATTTAATCCATCAGTATAGTATAAAAGGTATTAACAAGTGTCATAATTGTCGAAATGGTGAAGATGATAATAACAAGCCCGATAATAGAGATATTTGTGGTTTCATCTGGTAGTGTTATCAAGGATGACCCTTGTCTTCTGAAGGTCacaatattattatatgtatttaCGTTCCGTTCTAGTTTTGAGAATCTAGTATTTACTATTACAAAAAGTTGCTAAACATATAGGGATGTCATCCATACGTATTAAAAAATTTCTATCATTTTCATTAAGAAAAAGAGACAGGAAACATAAAGAAGATAAGGAAGTGAAAACAAATATAAGATTATAATTTGTATGGTGCAAATAGTGCaattatatatacacatatatgaTTATATATGCAGTGATATCtgatggagatcccacatcgactagagattagagcctttcattgtatataagtgggtgcaaacctcaacctcatgagtcggttttatggggttgagttaggcttaaagtccacttcgtaatatgactattttattttcatgcatgtatttaaattatttttgtagtgGCTAGTTAGGATAAATGAACTTTGATGTGAAATATCATTAATCTGGTTCAAATATCACTAATTTAAATCTTCAAGGCTAAATGTACaagtatatataatttaaattaccacttctcaaaatagtttttttatataaggtAAAACCTATAACCCCATATTTAGGTCAAATGAAGATTGAGTTTTGATTATGTGATTGTCACATCTCTTCCTTCTCTAGGTTtgttgttcttttcttttaagaGTGTGAGTACCCATCTCACCACATTATCATTATTTATAGTATAATTTGTAATGATTACATTCCCCTTAATTCAAACTCTATTTCGATAATTTAGTTTTGAATGAATTGAAGTTTAATGATTAGTTTGTAAGATACAAGGATAAGTCTCCCAAGTAATTTACACTGAGAGGGGTTTCTAGTGGAGTATAAGTGATAAAAAATCTAATCAAGTTTATCTCTTGCATTAAATTCATCATGTCATAAACAATAACTAAGGTAAAAGGAatatttttgttcttatttGAATGATGAATCTCGTAAGAAAGAAACTTAAGTATGTGGTCTTGCCTCTCCATCTACTGATTTGATCAATCTTTTAGTAGGTAGTTTTCTTAAATGATTGGTTAAGACTTTGAATATTCTTACATTTGTTTAGTTGATCTAAGCTTTGATGCAACTTCTTATGATTACTTAGTTAAAATAAACTTAAACTGGAAAAATAATCCTTACGTGCATTTCATGCATGTCTCGTTTTCTCAATGTAGATCATCTATCCTGCCAAGCAAGATTTATTTCCTCAAATCTAGTTTGTCTTTCTCTAATGTTTTTCTAAAATGTGTCAAATGAAACTCTTCATTGTCTTGTAAAATTTGTAGACAAAGTCTTAGGAGGATTTTATGATTTGATACATTGTATTAGAAAAATATTGCAATTTAAATTTTGAGATGTTACAAAAATTTTGAAGAAATGTTTTATATGAAGTGTTTGGTGAGATGTAAATGTACACTTGTTCA harbors:
- the LOC137818270 gene encoding large ribosomal subunit protein uL4c, which gives rise to MASSLFLTTATTPTSLSFTSSSIFISSHQFNTHKFNFPILPLTTTTTTTSLSVSCKASPIPVLNFSGEKVGESLLDLRSAPPSTARAVVHRAVVTDLQNKRRGTASTLTRGEVRGGGRKPFPQKKTGRARRGSNRTPLRPGGGVIFGPKPRDWSVKINRKEKRLAISTAMASASSSAIVVEDFAAEFAEKPRTREFVAAMKRWGLDPKEKAMFLMTEVAENVRLSSRNIGTLKMHTPRTLNLYDILDADKLVLTQGAVDYLNQRYGVDYLGSDDEDEEEEEEDDYEDDEEGVVDSEEGPDTENSDVVN